The window GGCCGCCTCCATGGCGGCGCACCGGGTCAGCGCCATGACGCCCGCCTTGGCGGCGGCGTAGTGCGCCTGGCCGGACTGGGCGCGCCAGCCGACGACGGAGGCGTTGTTCACGATCACGCCGGCACCGGCCGGCAGCATCCTGCGCAGGGCGGCCCTCGTCGCCCGCATGGTGCCGGTCAGCGTCACGTCGAGCACCGTCGACCACTGGTCGTCGGTCATCTCGGTCAGCGGCACGTCGCCACCGAGGCCCGCGTTGTTGACGAGCACGTCCAGCCGGCCGTGGGTGTCGTGGACGGCGTCGAACAGCGCGCCGATCTGCTCCTCGCTGCGCACGTCGCACGGCACCGCCAGCGGCGGCGCGCCGGTCAGCTCGCCGAGCTTCGCGGCGGCCTCGCCCAGGCGGCGGACGTGGTGGTCGGAGACGACGACGGTCGCGCCCTCCAGCGCCGCGCGCCACGCGGTGGCGAACCCGATGCCGGTGCCGGCGGCGGCGGTCACCAGGACGACCTTGCCGCGCAGCAGGTCCCGCCCCGGCGGCGGCTCCGGCGCGGGGCGCGGGCCCGCGGCCAAGGGCGCGCCGGCAGCCGTGGCCGGGGACGTGGTCTCGGCGATCTTCGGGTCAGGCACGCGGCAGCCCCAGCGTTCTCTCGGCGATGATGTTGCGCTGGATCTCGCTCGACCCGGCGTAGATGGTGTCGGCCCGGCTGAACAGGAACAGCGACTGCTCAGGACGCAGCTCGTAGGGCTCGCCGCAGGTGAGCATCGCCTCGGCGCCGAGCACGTCCATCGCGAGCTCACCCAGCTGCTGGTGCCACGTCGACCAGTAGAGCTTCCCGATCGACGACGCCGGGCCGGGCGGGATGTCGGCGGTGGCGTCCGCGAGCGTGCGCAGCGCGGTGAAACGCATGATCTCGACGCCGATCCACGCGCGCACCAGGCGGTCGCGCAGGTGCGGTACCTCCCAGCCGCCGTTGCGCTTGGCCAGGGCGATGATCCGCTCCAGCTCGCGCTTGAAGCCGACCTGCTGGCCGAGCGTGAAGGTGCCGCGCTCGAAGCCGAGCGTGGCCATCCCGATCCGCCAGCCGTCGCCCTCGGCTCCGACCAGGTTGGCCGCCGACGTGCGCGCGCCGTCGAAGAAGACCTCGTTGAACTCCGACGTGCCGGTCATCGACACGATCGGACGAATGTCGATGCCGGGCTGGCGCATCGGGACCAGCAGGTAGGACAGGCCCTTGTGCCGCGCGGAGCCTGGCTCGGTGCGCACCAGCGCGAACCCCCAGTCGGCCTGATGGGCGAGCGAGGA of the Pseudofrankia saprophytica genome contains:
- a CDS encoding acyl-CoA dehydrogenase family protein, encoding MVSSETSGPTGAAGAEAPGFREEVRAWLADALTGEFAKARGLGGPGREHEAFELRLDWERQLAAAGWICLSWPKEYGGRGLSVAEQVVFHEEYARADAPARVGLIGDGMVGPTLIAFGTEDQRRRLLPPIRAGEALWCQLYSEPGAGSDLAALSTRARRDGDDYVIHGQKVWSSLAHQADWGFALVRTEPGSARHKGLSYLLVPMRQPGIDIRPIVSMTGTSEFNEVFFDGARTSAANLVGAEGDGWRIGMATLGFERGTFTLGQQVGFKRELERIIALAKRNGGWEVPHLRDRLVRAWIGVEIMRFTALRTLADATADIPPGPASSIGKLYWSTWHQQLGELAMDVLGAEAMLTCGEPYELRPEQSLFLFSRADTIYAGSSEIQRNIIAERTLGLPRA
- a CDS encoding SDR family oxidoreductase produces the protein MAAGPRPAPEPPPGRDLLRGKVVLVTAAAGTGIGFATAWRAALEGATVVVSDHHVRRLGEAAAKLGELTGAPPLAVPCDVRSEEQIGALFDAVHDTHGRLDVLVNNAGLGGDVPLTEMTDDQWSTVLDVTLTGTMRATRAALRRMLPAGAGVIVNNASVVGWRAQSGQAHYAAAKAGVMALTRCAAMEAAPHGVRVNAVAPSLAMHPFLAKVSDEDLLAELSRREAFGRAAEPWEVATVIAFLASDYSTYMTGEIVSVSSQHP